One segment of Balaenoptera ricei isolate mBalRic1 chromosome 8, mBalRic1.hap2, whole genome shotgun sequence DNA contains the following:
- the LOC132369866 gene encoding LOW QUALITY PROTEIN: calcitonin receptor-stimulating peptide 1-like (The sequence of the model RefSeq protein was modified relative to this genomic sequence to represent the inferred CDS: inserted 1 base in 1 codon), with amino-acid sequence MGFWKFPPFLVLSILVLYQAGMLHSAPFRSAFDSRFDPATLNEEELRLLLAAMVNDYEQMRARELQKEQKTEGSSITAQKRACNTATCMTHRLAGLLSRSGSMVKSNLLPTKMGFKIFGGRRRXLLDLSSEMILGRR; translated from the exons ATGGGCTTCTGGAAGTTTCCCCCCTTCCTGGTCCTCAGCATCCTGGTCTTGTACCAGGCAGGCATGCTCCACTCAGCACCATTCAG GTCGGCTTTTGATAGTCGTTTTGATCCTGCTACACTCAATGAGGAGGAATTGCGCCTCCTACTGGCTGCAATGGTGAACGACTATGAGCAGATGAGGGCCCGTGAGCTGCAGAAGGAGCAGAAGACAGAGGGCTCCAG CATCACTGCCCAGAAGAGAGCCTGCAACACTGCAACGTGCATGACCCATCGGCTGGCAGGCTTGCTGAGCAGATCTGGGAGCATGGTGAAGAGCAACTTGTTGCCCACCAAGATGGGCTTCAAAATCTTTGGTGGGCGTCGCA AACTTTTGGATCTGAGCAGCGAAATGATTCTAGGAAGAAGGTGA